The stretch of DNA CAGCCCCTCCGTCTTCAGACGGGCGATCTGCTCCTTGAGGTGCTCGACCACGAGCGGCGCCAGGCCCTCGGACGGCTCGTCGAGCAGCAACAGCTCGGGGTTGCCCATGAGGGTGCGCGCGATGGTCAGCATCTGCTGCTCGCCACCCGAGAGGAAGCCGCCCTGGCGGTTCATCAGCTCGCGCAGCTTCGGGAACAGATCGAATACACGCTCCACCGTCCAGCCGCCGCCGTTCCGTCCGCCGCGGCTCGCCACGTCGAGGTTTTCCCACACCGTGAGGTCGGCGAAGATCCGCCGGTCCTCCGGGATGAAGCCGATGCCGGCGCGCGCGATCTGGTAGGACGGGCGCCCCGCCACATCGCGTCCCTTCCACACCACGCGGCCCCGGCGCGGCGGGGTGAGCCCGATGATGCTGCGCATGGTGGTGGTCTTGCCGACGCCGTTGCGGCCGAGCAGACAGACGCACTCGCCCCGCGCGACCTGCAGGGACACGCCGAACAGGACCTGGGACAGCCCGTAGTAGGTGTAGAGGTCCTCCACGGTGAGGATGGCCTCGCGCGCCACGGCCGGACCGGCGGCCATCAGTGGCCCTCTCCCAGGT from Candidatus Methylomirabilota bacterium encodes:
- a CDS encoding ABC transporter ATP-binding protein → MAAGPAVAREAILTVEDLYTYYGLSQVLFGVSLQVARGECVCLLGRNGVGKTTTMRSIIGLTPPRRGRVVWKGRDVAGRPSYQIARAGIGFIPEDRRIFADLTVWENLDVASRGGRNGGGWTVERVFDLFPKLRELMNRQGGFLSGGEQQMLTIARTLMGNPELLLLDEPSEGLAPLVVEHLKEQIARLKTEGL